In Cicer arietinum cultivar CDC Frontier isolate Library 1 chromosome 1, Cicar.CDCFrontier_v2.0, whole genome shotgun sequence, one DNA window encodes the following:
- the LOC101509118 gene encoding beta-galactosidase 1-like has translation MVVGFNFKFIMWKVPPLLVLLLACSLIHSATASVSYDSKAITINGQRRILISGSIHYPRSTPEMWPDLIQKAKEGGLDVIQTYVFWNGHEPSPDKYYFEGNYDLVKFIKLVQQAGLYVHLRIGPYVCAEWNFGGFPVWLKYIPGISFRTDNEPFKFQMQKFTEKIVGMMKEERLYESQGGPIILSQIENEYGPVEYEIGAPGKSYTKWAADMAIGLGTGVPWIMCKQDDAPDPVINTCNGFYCDYFSPNKAYKPKMWTEAWTGWFTEFGGPVPHRPAEDLAFSVARFIQKGGSFVNYYMYHGGTNFGRTAGGPFIATSYDYDAPLDEYGLLRQPKWGHLKDLHRAIKLSEPALVSGDPTVTRIGNYQEAHVFKSKSGACAAFLANYNPKSYATVAFGNMHYNLPPWSISILPDCKNTVYNTARVGSQSAQMKMTRVPIHGGLSWQVFTEQTASTDDSSFTMTGLLEQLNTTRDLTDYLWYSTDVVIDTDEGFLSSGKDPVLTVLSAGHALHVFVNDQLSGTIYGSLEFPKLTFSQNVKLRPGVNKISLLSVAVGLPNVGPHFETWNAGVLGPITLNGLNEGRRDLTWQKWSYKVGLNGESLSLHSLSGSSSVDWIQGSLVSQRQPLTWYKTTFDAPDGIAPFALDMGSMGKGQVWLNGQNIGRYWPAYKASGTCDDCDYAGTYNENKCRSNCGEASQTWYHVPRSWLIPTGNLLVVFEELGGDPNGISLVRRDIDSVCADIYEWQPNLISYQMQTSGKVSKPVRPKAHLSCGPGQKISSIKFASFGTPVGSCGNFHEGSCHAHKSYNAFERNCIGQNLCTVTVSPENFGGDPCPNVMKKLSVEAICT, from the exons ATGGTGGTGGGCTTCAACTTCAAGTTCATAATGTGGAAGGTGCCACCACTGTTAGTTCTGCTTCTGGCTTGTTCTCTTATTCATTCTGCTACAGCATCTGTTTCCTATGACTCTAAAGCTATCACCATTAATGGCCAAAGAAGAATTCTCATTTCTGGATCCATTCACTATCCAAGAAGCACCCCTGAg atGTGGCCAGATCTTATTCAGAAGGCTAAGGAAGGAGGTTTGGATGTGATTCAGACTTATGTTTTCTGGAATGGACATGAACCTTCACCTGACAAA TATTATTTTGAGGGGAACTATGATCTGGTGAAGTTCATAAAGTTAGTTCAGCAAGCTGGCCTTTATGTTCATCTAAGGATTGGTCCTTATGTTTGTGCTGAGTGGAACTTTGG GGGTTTTCCTGTTTGGCTTAAGTACATTCCTGGTATCAGTTTTAGAACAGACAATGAGCCATTTAAG TTTCAAATGCAAAAATTTACTGAGAAGATTGTTGGCATGATGAAAGAAGAAAGGTTATATGAGTCTCAGGGAGGTCCAATAATTCTATCTCAG ATTGAAAATGAATATGGACCTGTGGAGTATGAAATTGGTGCTCCTGGTAAATCCTACACAAAGTGGGCAGCTGATATGGCTATAGGACTTGGTACTGGTGTTCCGTGGATCATGTGCAAGCAAGACGATGCTCCTGATCCTGTT ATTAACACCTGCAATGGCTTCTACTGTGATTATTTCTCTCCAAACAAGGCTTACAAACCAAAGATGTGGACAGAAGCTTGGACTGGCTG GTTTACCGAGTTTGGAGGTCCGGTTCCTCACCGACCTGCCGAAGACTTGGCATTTTCAGTTGCAAGATTTATACAAAAAGGAGGATCGTTTGTCAATTATTACatg TATCACGGAGGAACAAATTTTGGGAGAACTGCTGGTGGTCCTTTCATTGCTACAAGCTATGACTATGATGCACCTCTTGATGAATATG GATTGCTCAGGCAACCAAAATGGGGTCATCTGAAGGATTTACACAGAGCAATAAAACTCTCTGAACCTGCTTTAGTTTCTGGTGATCCTACTGTTACACGGATTGGAAACTATCAAGAG GCTCATGTGTTTAAATCAAAGTCGGGAGCTTGTGCTGCATTCCTTGCAAACTATAATCCAAAATCTTATGCAACAGTTGCATTTGGAAATATGCATTACAACTTGCCTCCTTGGTCTATAAGCATTCTTCCTGATTGCAAGAACACCGTTTACAACACTGCAAGG GTTGGTTCCCAGAGTGCTCAAATGAAGATGACTCGCGTTCCTATTCATGGTGGACTCTCTTGGCAAGTGTTCACTGAACAAACAGCCTCTACTGATGATAGTTCTTTCACCATGACTGGCCTATTGGAACAGTTAAATACAACAAGAGATTTAACCGATTATTTGTGGTACTCCACAGA TGTTGTGATCGATACAGATGAAGGATTCTTGAGTAGTGGAAAGGATCCTGTTCTTACAGTGTTATCTGCCGGGCATGCTTTGCATGTTTTCGTCAATGACCAGCTTTCAG GAACTATATATGGAAGCTTAGAATTTCCCAAGCTAACATTTAGCCAGAATGTGAAGCTCAGACCTGGTGTCAACAAAATCTCTCTTCTAAGTGTTGCAGTTGGACTCCCG AATGTTGGCCCTCATTTTGAAACATGGAATGCCGGTGTTCTCGGCCCTATTACATTAAATGGTCTCAATGAGGGGAGACGGGATTTGACATGGCAGAAATGGTCTTACAAG GTTGGTCTCAATGGCGAATCCTTGAGTCTTCATTCTCTCAGTGGAAGTTCCTCAGTAGATTGGATTCAGGGGAGTTTAGTTTCTCAAAGGCAGCCATTGACTTGGTACAAA ACTACTTTTGATGCCCCGGATGGAATTGCACCATTTGCTTTAGACATGGGAAGTATGGGCAAAGGACAAGTGTGGTTAAATGGACAGAATATCGGCCGTTACTGGCCTGCTTATAAAGCATCTGGTACTTGTGATGACTGTGACTACGCAGGAACTTATAACGAAAATAAATGTAGAAGTAACTGCGGCGAAGCTTCTCAAACATG GTACCATGTTCCTCGTTCATGGCTGATACCAACTGGAAATTTATTGGTTGTGTTTGAAGAATTGGGTGGAGACCCTAATGGGATCTCTTTGGTCAGAAGGGATATTGATAGTGTATGTGCTGATATTTATGAGTGGCAGCCAAATCTTATAAGTTATCAGATGCAAACTTCTGGCAAAGTTAGCAAACCTGTGAGACCAAAAGCACATTTATCGTGCGGCCCCGGACAGAAAATCTCATCAATCAAATTTGCTAGCTTTGGTACTCCAGTAGGGTCTTGTGGAAATTTCCATGAAGGAAGCTGTCATGCTCACAAGTCTTATAATGCCTTTGAAAGG aATTGTATCGGACAAAACTTGTGCACGGTAACTGTGTCACCCGAAAATTTTGGAGGAGATCCATGTCCAAATGTCATGAAGAAACTCTCAGTGGAGGCCATTTGTACCTGA
- the LOC101508590 gene encoding pentatricopeptide repeat-containing protein At5g15010, mitochondrial has protein sequence MAFRCLGLQCLLQLSKPNHTLPSISSSLIPLLHISSLHTPQNSSHLDERLVLHQISQLLPISTSKNRESSVSESKSVDGFLSPEDKLRGIFLQKLKGKTTVEQALSGVCVDVNADIIGRVLNYGNLGGEAMVTFFNWALKQPMVPNDVGTYHVIVKALGRRKFFVFMMQVLNDMRLNGIKADLFMLSIVIDSFVNAGHVSKAIQVFGNLDDLGLDRDTEALNVLLSCLCRRCHVGAAASVFNSMKGKVIFNVATYNVVAGGWSKSGRVNEIERVMKEMEVEGFSPDFTTYAFYLEGLGRAGRMDEAVQVFCNMKEKDTTTYNAMIFNFISIGNFDECMKYYNEMSSDNCEPNIDTYTRMITAFLRTRKVADALLMFDEMLRQGVVPPTGTISSFIKRLCSYGPPYAAMMIYKKARKLECKISMEAYKLLLMRLSKFGKCGTLLSVWQEMQECGYSSDIEVYEYIISGLYNIGQLENAVLVMEEALRKGFCPSRLVYSKLSNKLLASDKTERAYRLFLKIKHARALKNARSYWRSNGWHF, from the coding sequence ATGGCGTTTCGGTGTTTGGGCTTGCAATGTCTGCTGCAACTGTCAAAACCCAACCACACTCTTCCTTCCATATCATCATCACTCATACCATTACTGCATATCTCATCGCTCCATACTCCCCAAAATTCTTCACACCTTGACGAACGCCTCGTTCTCCATCAAATCTCTCAACTTTTACCAATATCCACTTCCAAAAACCGAGAATCATCGGTATCAGAATCTAAATCTGTTGATGGGTTTTTGTCCCCTGAAGATAAACTGCGAGgtatttttcttcaaaagctAAAGGGTAAGACTACAGTTGAACAGGCTTTATCCGGTGTGTGTGTTGATGTGAATGCTGATATTATTGGTAGGGTATTGAACTATGGGAATTTAGGTGGTGAAGCTATGGTTACATTTTTTAATTGGGCCCTCAAACAACCAATGGTGCCTAATGATGTTGGTACCTACCATGTCATTGTTAAGGCACTAGGAAGAAGGAAATTTTTCGTTTTTATGATGCAAGTTTTAAATGACATGAGGTTGAATGGTATAAAAGCTGATTTGTTCATGTTATCCATTGTTATTGATAGTTTTGTCAATGCTGGTCATGTGTCTAAAGCAATTCAGGTGTTTGGGAACTTGGATGATCTCGGCCTTGATCGCGATACTGAGGCTTTGAATGTGCTTTTGTCTTGCCTTTGTCGACGCTGTCACGTGGGTGCCGCAGCTTCTGTTTTTAATTCAATGAAAGGGAAGGTGATTTTTAATGTTGCCACATATAATGTTGTTGCTGGTGGTTGGTCTAAGTCAGGTAGGGTGAATGAGATTGAGAGAGTTATGAAGGAAATGGAAGTTGAGGGGTTTTCTCCTGATTTCACGACATATGCTTTCTATCTTGAGGGTTTGGGTAGAGCAGGTAGAATGGATGAGGCTGTTCAGGTTTTCTGTAATATGAAGGAGAAAGACACTACTACCTATAATGcaatgatttttaatttcatttcgATTGGTAACTTTGATGAATGTATGAAGTATTATAATGAGATGTCGAGTGATAATTGTGAACCTAACATCGATACATATACTAGAATGATTACTGCTTTTCTCAGAACAAGGAAAGTGGCGGATGCACTTTTGATGTTTGATGAGATGTTAAGGCAAGGAGTTGTGCCTCCTACTGGGACTATAAGCTCCTTCATCAAACGTTTATGCAGCTATGGTCCACCATATGCTGCTATGATGATCTACAAGAAAGCAAGAAAATTAGAGTGTAAGATATCAATGGAAGCTTATAAGCTATTGCTTATGCGTCTTTCTAAGTTTGGAAAATGTGGAACATTGTTAAGTGTCTGGCAGGAGATGCAAGAATGTGGGTATAGTTCAGACATTGAAGTCTATGAGTACATAATCAGTGGCCTTTACAACATAGGACAACTGGAAAATGCTGTTCTTGTCATGGAGGAGGCTTTGCGCAAAGGGTTCTGCCCAAGCAGGCTTGTTTATAGTAAACTAAGTAACAAGCTGCTTGCTTCAGACAAAACAGAGAGGGCTTACCggctttttttaaagattaaacaTGCCCGTGCACTTAAAAATGCGAGAAGTTATTGGCGCTCTAATGGTTGGCACTTTTGA
- the LOC101508069 gene encoding uncharacterized protein, producing the protein MQGVSSLSCSITTCSVKASWDTQQRLSYNRNAPRKLNNTHSPPLTSSPSPPSTRKEHYISDLLKRSTPLPNPTIVNVNEEIDETYLGYEKWLPTPPKVVKPRSVFNAATLAYIGDCIYELYARRHFLFPPLSIEEYNDRVTAVVRCEAQDALLQKLLNSNFLSDQERDVLRWGKNIGSSKTKTKRRAGAAVYNRASSLETLVGYLYLTNVNRLEKLMLELGFSVDSSMPLNLEEVITGELNSR; encoded by the exons ATGCAAGGTGTATCATCTTTATCATGTTCAATAACAACTTGTTCAGTTAAAGCTTCATGGGACACACAACAGAGACTCTCTTACAATCGCAACGCTCCTCGAAAGCTCAACAACACTCATTCTCCGCCTCTCACTTCATCACCCTCACCACCGTCTACTCGCAAGGAACACTACATTTCCGATCTTCTCAAACGCTCCACTCCTCTTCCCAATCCCACCATag TGAACGTAAACGAAGAAATAGATGAAACCTATTTAGGTTATGAGAAATGGCTTCCAACTCCACCCAAAGTCGTCAAGCCTCGTTCCGTCTTTAATGCTGCTACCTTAGCATATATTGGTGATTGCATTTATGAG CTATATGCTCGCAGACACTTTTTATTTCCTCCTCTTAGTATTGAAGAATACAATGATCGTGTCACTGCAGTTGTCCGCTGTGAGGCTCAA GATGCATTGCTTCAGAAACTTTTGAACAGTAACTTCTTATCGGATCAAGAGAG GGATGTTCTTCGATGGGGAAAGAACATTGGTTCAAGCAAAACTAAGACAAAAAGGCGTGCTGGAGCAGCTGTATATAACAGAGCATCTTCACTAGAAACATTA GTTGGCTATCTCTATTTGACAAATGTGAATCGCTTGGAAAAGCTAATGTTAGAATTGGGATTCTCAGTGGACTCTTCAATGCCTTTGAATTTGGAGGAAGTAATA ACAGGTGAGCTGAACAGCAGATAA